The following are from one region of the Sciurus carolinensis chromosome 5, mSciCar1.2, whole genome shotgun sequence genome:
- the Actr1a gene encoding alpha-centractin, with amino-acid sequence MESYDVIANQPVVIDNGSGVIKAGFAGDQIPKYCFPNYVGRPKHVRVMAGALEGDIFIGPKAEEHRGLLSIRYPMEHGIVKDWNDMERIWQYVYSKDQLQTFSEEHPVLLTEAPLNPRKNRERAAEVFFETFNVPALFISMQAVLSLYATGRTTGVVLDSGDGVTHAVPIYEGFAMPHSIMRIDIAGRDVSRFLRLYLRKEGYDFHSSSEFEIVKAIKERACYLSINPQKDETLETEKAQYYLPDGSTIEIGPSRFRAPELLFRPDLIGEESEGIHEVLVFAIQKSDMDLRRTLFSNIVLSGGSTLFKGFGDRLLSEVKKLAPKDVKIRISAPQERLYSTWIGGSILASLDTFKKMWVSKKEYEEDGARSIHRKTF; translated from the exons ATGGAGTCCTACGATGTGATCGCCAACCAGCCTGTTGTGATCGACAAT gGATCTGGTGTGATTAAAGCTGGTTTTGCTGGTGATCAAATCCCCAAATACTGCTTTCCAAACTA TGTGGGAAGACCCAAGCATGTTCGTGTCATGGCAGGAGCTCTAGAAGGTGATATCTTCATTGGCCCCAAAGCTGAG GAGCACCGAGGGCTGCTGTCAATTCGCTACCCCATGGAACATGGCATTGTCAAGGATTGGAACGATATGGAGCGCATCTGGCAATATGTTTATTCTAAGGACCAGCTGCAGACTTTCTCAGAGGAG CATCCTGTGCTCCTGACTGAGGCACCTTTAAACCCACGGAAAAACCGGGAACGAGCTGCTGAAGTTTTCTTCGAGACCTTCAATGTGCCTGCTCTCTTCATCTCCATGCAAGCTGTGCTTAGCCT TTATGCCACAGGCAGGACCACGGGGGTCGTGCTGGATTCGGGGGATGGTGTCACCCATGCTGTGCCCATTTATGAGGGCTTCGCCATGCCTCACTCTATCATGCGAATCGACATTGCTGGACGAGATGTCTCTCGCTTCCTTCGTCTCTACCTGCGTAAGGAGGGCTATGATTTCCACTCATCCTCCGAGTTTGAGATTGTCAAGGCCATAAAAGAA AGAGCCTGCTACCTGTCCATAAACCCCCAGAAGGATGAGACGCTAGAGACGGAGAAGGCTCAGTACTACCTGCCAGATGGCAGCACCATTGAG ATCGGTCCTTCCCGATTCCGGGCTCCTGAACTGCTGTTCAGACCAGACTTGATTGGGGAGGAGAGTGAGGGCATCCATGAGGTCCTggtatttgccatccagaaatcTGACATGGACCTGCGGCGCACACTTTTCTCCAACATTGTCCTCTCGGGAGGCTCCACGCTGTTCAAAG GTTTTGGTGACAGGCTACTGAGTGAAGTAAAGAAACTGGCTCCAAAAGATGTGAAGATCAGG ATATCTGCCCCTCAGGAGAGACTGTATTCTACATGGATTGG GGGCTCTATCCTTGCCTCCCTGGACACCTTTAAGAAGATGTGGGTCTCTAAGAAGGAATATGAGGAAGATGGTGCCCGATCCATCCACAGGAAAACCTTCTAA